One segment of Anatilimnocola aggregata DNA contains the following:
- a CDS encoding FIST signal transduction protein, with the protein MAPSASSPHRFASALSTDPDPLAAALQVCRLAKEQLRATPDLAVLFVSAQHAPQADALAMLVCEALGTENVIGCTAEGIVGVGREVEFEPAVSLWLASWPGVFTTQLRLNYERTRDGGAIQGWPAELEGEWPADAFLLLLAEPLTFQADLLLERLNEDRPGVPIHGGMASGGYNPGENRLFCGREALVEGAVGVFVHGDIKLRSIVSQGCRPIGKPFVVTKAERNVIHELGGKPALLQLKELFDTLPTREQVLVQRNLHVGRVVSEYQATFGQGDFLVRNVMGIDPNDGAIALGDYIRTGQTVQFHVRDQEAADAELKQMLNVVKKSGGPQPLAGLLFACNGRGSRMFSQSDHDAGLIAKLLGDIPLAGLFAAGEFGPVGHQNFLHGHTASIALFEPRS; encoded by the coding sequence ATGGCTCCCTCTGCATCGTCACCGCATCGCTTCGCTTCGGCCCTTTCGACCGACCCCGATCCGCTGGCCGCCGCGCTGCAGGTTTGTCGCCTCGCCAAAGAGCAGTTGCGCGCGACGCCAGATCTGGCCGTTCTCTTCGTTTCGGCCCAGCACGCGCCGCAGGCCGATGCCCTGGCCATGCTGGTGTGTGAAGCGCTTGGAACCGAGAACGTCATTGGCTGCACGGCAGAAGGGATTGTGGGCGTTGGTCGCGAAGTGGAGTTCGAGCCCGCGGTGTCGTTGTGGTTGGCTTCGTGGCCCGGTGTCTTCACCACGCAGTTGCGGCTCAACTATGAACGGACTCGCGACGGTGGCGCGATTCAAGGCTGGCCAGCGGAACTCGAAGGGGAGTGGCCCGCGGATGCGTTTCTGCTGCTGCTGGCCGAGCCTTTGACTTTTCAAGCTGACCTGCTGCTGGAGCGGTTGAACGAAGATCGACCGGGAGTGCCGATTCATGGCGGCATGGCGAGTGGCGGGTACAACCCGGGAGAGAATCGCTTATTCTGCGGCCGCGAAGCTTTGGTTGAGGGGGCTGTCGGCGTGTTCGTGCATGGCGATATCAAACTGCGAAGCATCGTTTCGCAAGGTTGCCGCCCGATCGGCAAGCCGTTTGTGGTAACCAAGGCGGAACGGAACGTCATCCACGAGTTGGGAGGCAAGCCGGCACTGCTGCAGTTAAAGGAACTGTTCGATACCCTGCCGACGCGCGAGCAAGTGCTCGTGCAGCGGAACCTGCATGTGGGGCGGGTCGTCAGCGAGTATCAAGCGACGTTCGGCCAGGGGGACTTCTTGGTGCGCAACGTGATGGGGATCGATCCGAACGACGGAGCGATCGCACTTGGAGATTACATCCGCACGGGGCAGACCGTGCAGTTTCATGTGCGCGATCAGGAAGCGGCCGATGCCGAACTGAAGCAGATGCTCAACGTGGTGAAGAAGTCCGGCGGGCCGCAGCCATTGGCGGGACTGCTGTTCGCGTGCAATGGCCGCGGCTCGCGGATGTTCAGTCAGTCGGATCACGACGCTGGGCTGATCGCCAAACTGCTCGGGGACATTCCCCTGGCGGGACTCTTTGCGGCCGGTGAATTCGGCCCGGTGGGGCACCAAAACTTCCTGCATGGCCATACAGCCAGCATTGCCTTGTTCGAGCCGCGTTCTTAG
- a CDS encoding alpha/beta fold hydrolase, producing MSADWRPLYPFASHFLPIGGAQMHYLDEGTKSPGANEPLLMVHGNPTWSFYWRNLVIGLRDQNRCVVPDHIGCGLSDKPQQYNYYTFAQHIQNLIELIEKLDLRNITLLAHDWGGAIGMGAATKIPERFARIVLFNTGAFPPMYIPWRIAALRLPGFGKVAIQGFNVFARSAIHMATEKPERMTPEVQAGLLAPYDNWANRIANYRFVKNIPMTRRHPSGRKLAEIESSLWTFKDRPISLIWGMRDWCFNPRCLARFEQHWPNAEVHRLDDCGHYVIEDAHERIIPIVQRFLANHPLADG from the coding sequence ATGTCTGCTGATTGGCGCCCCCTTTATCCTTTTGCTTCGCACTTCCTCCCGATCGGTGGCGCGCAGATGCATTACTTGGACGAAGGAACCAAGAGCCCTGGTGCGAACGAACCGCTGCTGATGGTGCACGGCAATCCCACCTGGTCGTTCTACTGGCGAAATCTCGTCATCGGCCTGCGCGATCAAAATCGCTGCGTAGTGCCCGATCACATCGGCTGCGGACTCAGCGACAAACCCCAGCAATACAATTACTACACGTTCGCCCAGCACATCCAGAATCTGATCGAGCTGATCGAAAAGCTCGATCTGCGCAATATCACCTTGCTCGCGCACGACTGGGGTGGAGCCATCGGCATGGGGGCGGCAACGAAGATCCCCGAACGCTTCGCGCGAATTGTGCTCTTCAACACGGGTGCGTTCCCGCCCATGTACATTCCGTGGCGAATCGCTGCCTTGCGTCTCCCTGGCTTTGGCAAGGTCGCCATCCAAGGCTTCAACGTATTCGCCCGCTCCGCCATTCACATGGCGACCGAAAAGCCCGAGCGAATGACCCCCGAGGTGCAAGCTGGACTACTCGCGCCGTACGATAACTGGGCTAATCGCATTGCCAACTATCGCTTCGTGAAGAACATCCCCATGACGCGCCGGCATCCGTCAGGCCGAAAATTAGCCGAGATTGAGTCCAGTCTGTGGACCTTCAAAGATCGCCCCATTTCGCTCATCTGGGGAATGCGCGATTGGTGCTTTAACCCCCGTTGCCTGGCCCGCTTCGAGCAGCATTGGCCCAACGCCGAAGTTCATCGCCTGGACGACTGCGGTCACTACGTGATTGAAGACGCCCACGAGCGGATCATTCCCATCGTCCAGCGCTTCTTGGCGAACCACCCGCTGGCCGACGGCTAA